Proteins from one Lepidochelys kempii isolate rLepKem1 chromosome 6, rLepKem1.hap2, whole genome shotgun sequence genomic window:
- the LOC140913769 gene encoding olfactory receptor 5W2-like yields MEEGNHSEVTEFILSGLTDHPELQVPLFGVFLLIYGITLLGNGGMILLITIDPRLHTPMYFFLRNLSFCDLCLSSIISPKMQMNFLGERKNISFTACTVQMYLSIVFGDVECLLLAVMAYDRYVAICNPLLYTVTLSRQLCKQLVAGVYAVGVVDSMIHTCFTFRLSFCSSNIINHFFCDIPPLLALSCSDTRINEIVMFTFTCCITGSSFVTVFLSYVYITSTILQIRSAEGRHKAFSTCTFHLTAVVLFYGTLLFMYLRPTSSYSTNTDKVASVFYMLVIPMLNPLIYSLRNAEVKDALRKAMNKLLTNS; encoded by the coding sequence atggaagagggaAATCACTCGGAGGTGACTGAGTTCATTCTCTCAGGACTGACAGATCATCCGGAGCTGCAGGTTCCCCTGTTTGGGGTGTTCCTACTGATTTATGGTATCACCCTTTTGGGGAATGGGGGAATGATCTTGTTAATCACGATTGATCCCCGactccacacccccatgtactttttcctcaggaatttgtctttctgtgacctctgccttTCCTCGATAATTTCCCCTAAGATGCAGATGAATTTCTTAGGGGAGAGGAAAAACATTTCTTTCACTGCCTGCACTGTGCAAATGTATCTCTCTATCGTTTTTGGAGATGTTGAGTGCCTCTTGCTGGCTGTGATGGCATATGAccgttatgtggccatctgtaaTCCGCTGCTCTATACGGTCACCTTGTCCAGGCAGCTCTGTAAacagctggtggctggggtgtacgctgtgggggtggtggattCAATGATACACACATGTTTTACATTTcggctgtcattctgcagctccaacatcatcaatcatttcttctgtgacatcCCCCCACTGTTGGCGCTCTCCTGTTCTGACACCCGCATCAATGAGATTGTAATGTTTACTTTCACGTGCTGCATTACAGGGAGCAGCTTTGTGACTGTCTTTCTCTCCTATGTCTATATCACCTCCACCATCCTGCAGATCCGCTCTGCCGAGGGCCGacacaaagccttctccacctgcacttTCCACTTGACCGCTGTGGTCCTGTTTTATGGCACCCTCCTCTTCATGTATTTACGTCCCACCTCCAGCTATTCCACGAATACAGACAAAGTGGCCTCGGTGTTTTACATGCTGGTGATCCCCATgttgaaccccctcatctacagcctgaggaatgCGGAGGTGAAGGACGCCCTGAGGAAAGCAATGAATAAACTCCTAACCAATTCTTGA